A DNA window from Planctomycetota bacterium contains the following coding sequences:
- a CDS encoding VIT family protein has translation MRHLEQHRTHRIGWLRAAVLGADDGILSTASLIVGVAAADSSRSTILIAGIAGLVAGAMSMAAGEYVSVSSQADTERSDLDRERKELAANPASEHAELAAIYVARGLDAELADKVAAQFMEKDALSAHARDELGITDALSARPIQAALASAVTFAFGAALPLVVVLVVPLHTLVWSVSGSTLLFLALLGSLAARAGGSPVLKSVIRVTFWGALAMGVTAGVGAIFGRTL, from the coding sequence ATGAGACACCTCGAACAGCACCGAACGCACCGCATTGGATGGCTTCGCGCCGCGGTGCTCGGCGCTGATGACGGAATCCTTTCGACCGCCAGCTTGATTGTGGGAGTGGCGGCGGCGGACTCCTCACGTAGCACCATTTTGATCGCCGGCATCGCGGGCCTGGTCGCGGGCGCGATGTCGATGGCGGCGGGCGAATATGTTTCCGTCAGCTCCCAGGCCGACACGGAACGCTCCGACCTTGATCGCGAGCGGAAGGAGCTGGCCGCGAACCCCGCCAGCGAGCACGCGGAGCTCGCTGCCATCTATGTTGCCCGCGGGCTCGATGCCGAGCTCGCCGACAAGGTCGCCGCCCAGTTCATGGAGAAGGATGCGCTGAGCGCGCACGCCCGCGACGAGTTGGGTATCACCGACGCGCTCAGTGCGCGGCCCATTCAGGCGGCGCTCGCCTCGGCCGTCACATTTGCATTCGGAGCCGCCCTGCCGCTGGTGGTCGTTCTCGTCGTGCCGTTGCACACGCTGGTCTGGTCGGTCTCGGGAAGCACTCTGCTTTTTCTCGCGCTGCTTGGCTCGCTGGCCGCGCGCGCGGGCGGCTCGCCCGTATTGAAATCCGTTATCCGCGTGACCTTTTGGGGGGCGCTGGCCATGGGGGTCACTGCCGGCGTCGGGGCGATCTTTGGAAGAACCCTGTGA